The Candidatus Binataceae bacterium genomic interval CGATGACCAAGCCGATATTGGTTAGCGCAAAGCCAACCAGCGCCATCATAATGATGACCAAGGCCACCGCGCTGGCGCTAAGGGCGATTCCAGCCAGCGGCGCCAAGCAGAGAAAAATCACCCCCTGCATCAGCGCCAGCGTGGTGCCGCCTAGAGCCTGGCTCATCACCACGGACCAGCGCGCAATAGGCGCGACCAGCACTCCCTGCAAAAAACCTGTCTTACGATCTTCGACGGTGGAAATAGTGGCGAAAATCGCGGTAAACAACAGGACCAGCGCAATTACCCCGGGATAGAAATATTCAATGTAGCTGACCCCTCGCGGCAACCCGGCGGGATGAAAAGAAGCGTTGAGCCCCATTCCGAGCAACAACCAGAACACAAGCGGTTGAAGAAACGCTCCAATCACTCGGCTGCGCTGGCGCAAAAACCGCACCAGCTCGCGCTGCCACAGCGTGCCAATTTGTAGCATCGCCAGCGGCATCGCCCTACCCTACCTCGCCAGCGCGAAAGCGCCGCCCGGTCAGGTGCACAAAGACATCCTCCAGCGTAGGCTTACCAAAAGCTATGCTCTGAACCTCAGCACCGAAGCTATCGATAATATTGCTGACCAGACGATGGCCGTCGCGACGTTCAAGCCGGATCGCGCCATCGACCAATTGGGCTTGCACACCCAGACTGTGGTTGAGCCGGGGCAGGAGGCTTTGGGGTTCGGCCGCGCGCACCACCACGACGTCGCCTCCCACGGAATTCTTGAGCTCGAGCGGAGAGGCGAGCGCGACCAGCCGGCCGTCGTCCAGAATGGCCACCCGGTCGGCACGCTCAGCCTCTTCCATGTAATGGGTGGTCAGCACGATGGTTACCCCTTCGCGATCACGCAATTCGCACAAGTAATCGTTGAATTCGCGGCGCGCGGTCGGATCCAGACCGGTGCTGGGCTCGTCGAGCAGCAGCAAGCTGGGACGATGGAGCAGCGCCTTGGCCAATTCGGTGCGCCGCTGCAAACCGCCGGAAAGCGTCTCGACCAAATCACGAGCACGCTCGGCCAGACCCATGCGGGTAAGCAATTCCGTCGCGCGTGCGGCCAGACTCGCGCCCGACAGGCCATATAGATGGCCGTGGTGAATCAGGTTCTCGCGCACGGTCAATTTGTCGTCCAGACTGGGATGCTGAAAGACCACACCCAGGCGCAGTCGGATCTGCGCCGCCTGGGAGGCTAGATCGCAGCCAAGCATCAGCACTTCACCGGTTTGCATCGCAACCAGGGTGGATAACAGGCGGAAAAGAGTGGTCTTCCCTCCGCCGTTAGGGCCCAGAAAGGCGAAAATTTCACCCTCGGCGATAGTAAAGCTCACTTCGCGTAAGGCAGGCCGCGTAGCGTAGGAGAAGTCAACCTGGCGTGCGACCACGGCGTCGCGCGTGACAGCGTGCGGCGCAGGCCGCAACGGGGCAACCGAAGCGGTACTCATCGAAGTGATTATCACGCGCGCCCGTCCGGGGGGCAACCGACCAAAGAACTGATGGTAGGCGGCGCACGCGGCACCGCCTACCAGGGTGTACCGCTCAGGCCGCCACTTTGGTGGCGCCGCTGGCCTCGCTCTCGTCCGCGATCGAACCGCGCTTGGAGAGCGCGACTGCTAATGCCAGCAAGGCGATGGAAACAACAATCACAACCACCCGGCCGGTGGTTATGTGACCCAGCGTTTCGGGCGCAAAGGGCGCGGCCAGGATCCCGACCAGGTTCATCACTTTGATCATCGGGTTGAGTGCCGGGCCTGCAGTATCCTTGAATGGATCGCCGACCGTGTCGCCCACCACTGCGGCCTTGTGCACGTCGGTGCCCTTACCGCCCAGGTAACCGTCCTCAATCTTCTTTTTGGCGTTATCCCAGGTCCCACCGGCGTTGGACATGAACACCGCCAGTAGTTGTCCGGTCAGGATGGTCCCGCCAAGAAAACCGCCCAGGGCCGCCGCATTAAGCCCGAAGCCGACCAGCAGGGGCGCGAACACCGCCAGGATGCCCGGACCTAGGAGCTCCTTCTGCGCACTGGCCGTGACGATATCCACGCAGCGGCTATAATCGGGCTTTTCCTTGTACTCCATGATTCCGGGATGCTCGCGGAACTGGCGCCGGACTTCGTTGACGACCTGGTAGGCCGCCCGTCCCACAGCTTTGATGGCGAAGGAGCTGAACAGAAACGGTACCGCGCCTCCTATCAGCAGCCCCACAAACACGGTGGGCGAATTGATCTGCACTCCGATCTTCCCCAGATGGGCTTCATCGATAAAGGAGCGGAACAGCGAGACCGCAGCCAGCACCGCGGTTGCGATTGCCAGCCCCTTGGTCAGCGCCTTGGTGGTGTTGCCAATCGCGTCCATCCACGACAGCGTACGCGAGGCTTCTTCTTGGTGTACCCCACCCATCTCGAAAATTCCATGGGCGTTGTCGGTGATCGGGCCGTAGGTGTCCATCGCCAGGATGAAGCCGGTAGTGGTCAGCAGGCCCAGGCCTGTCAGCGCGATTCCATAGAACTGCAAGGCCAGCGAGTCGCGGAAAATGATCATCGCCAGCACGATTGAGATAGCGATCGTCACCAGCGCCCACACTGAGGATTCCATCCCCTCGGCCATGCCCGACAGGATCAAGGTGGCAGGTCCAGTCTTGGCCGCGGTTGCGCATTCCGTGGTCGGACCGTAATCGGGGTGGGTGAAATAGTTGGTCAGCCACAGGGTCACGACCGCCAGCACGATTCCAACCGAAGCGGTAACCGCAAAGCGCCAGTCCGGCGCCCCCGTGCGAGGATCGGTCATATAGACGTAGTTGACGATGAAGAAGCCCACGATCGAGACGGCGGCCGAAACCATGTAACCCTGCACGATGGGCTTCATCGGATCGCGCATTGCGGTGCCGGCTGGAACTCGCACGGCCATGATGCCGATAATCGAGGAGAAGACGCCAACTGCACGCAAGATCAAGGCGAAAATGATTAGCTTGAGGGCAAAGGCTCCGGCCATCGCACCGTAGGCGCGCAGAAAATCGCTTTCGCCCAGGGCATAAGCCGCCAGGATGATGGCAGCGACCAACGTGACCTCGTAGGATTCGAAGACGTCGGCCGCCATCCCGGCGCAATCGCCGACGTTATCACCGACGTTGTCGGCGATCGTCGCAGCGTTGCGGGGATCGTCCTCGGGAATGCCGGCTTCGACCTTGCCCACCAGATCCCCGCCAACATCGGCAGCCTTGGTGAAAATACCGCCACCCACGCGCATAAAAAGCGCGGCCAGCGAGCCGCCAAAGCCAAAGCCGACCAGGACCTTCATCGCGTTTTCGCGAAAGATCAGAAAGATAATGGTAGCGCCCAGCAGCCCCAGGCCCACGGTGAACATACCCGAGACCCCGCCCGCCTTGAAGGCCAGCTCCATCGCGTCCTTGAAGCTGGTGAGTGCGGCGTTGGCGCTGCGCACGTTACCTTTGACCGCCAGCCACATCCCCACGAAGCCGGCGCCGTAGGACGCACTGACTCCCATCAGGAAGGCCACTGCGATTCCCACCGGCAGCTCCAGGCCGCTGTAAACATGACGGTACATCAGGAACAAGGCCACGGTGATCGCCAACACGAACCAGCGCATGGTTCGGACCTGGCGGCGCAAATAAGCCATTGCACCGATTTCCACCGCTTCGGCCACGTCCGTCATCGATTTGGGTCCTGGATCGGCGGCCAGAACGATCCGTACCAGGAACAGGCCATAACCGAGGGCCACTAGGGCGGAGATTAGAACCAGCCACAGGATCAGGACCTGGGTACCGGACAGCGCCGGCAGGATAATGCTTGCCTCACTCATTGTTGTTTAACGCTCCCATAGATGCGATTCGGGACCACCCTCCAAGATAGATTCGGCTCCAGTGCAGCCGCTGATGCATATAGGGAAGTGCGGCGAATCTCAAGACCGAAGTGTTGCCGCGAAAGCCTACGAGGTTTGCCCATTTATGTCTAGCATCTTGGCGCATCTTGCGCCCGTCCGGGCGCTCGCCGCGAGGTGCGCGGTTCGCTAAACTGCCCAGCTAAGACCCAAGCGCCACGGGGCAGGCGGTTGATCGGCTGCCGGCGCGTGTGTTTAGTTCAACAGCTCGGAATAATATGAACGTCAACGTCGAAACCGCTTCAACCCTACGCCGCAAGGTCACCATCGAACTGGAACCGGACGAGATCGGCCGCGAGCTCGATCGCTCCTACGCCGAACTCAAGCGCAGTGTCCATCTCAAGGGCTTTCGCCCCGGCCACGCTCCCCGCCCCTTGCTCGAACGCATGTTCGGCGATCAGGTGCGGGCCGAGGTCATTCAAAAGCTGACCCGCGAATATACCGACAAGGCCCTGGCCGAGCAGAACCTAACGCCGGTGGTGACGCCCGAGATCGTGACCGAGGAGACCGACCTCAAGAAAGTCCTGCGCTTCAGCGCCGTCTTCGACGTCGCACCCCAAATCGAGGTCAAGGACTACCAGCAGTTGCGGGTCCAGCCGCCGACCGCGGAGGTCAGCGAGGAGCAGGTGGAACAAGCCCTGCAGCGGATGCGCGAGCAGATGGCACCGATCAAGCGGGTTGAAGGTCGCCAGGTGGTCGAAAACGAAGACTTCGCGGTGGTCGAGTTGGAGGCCTATGCCGAGGGGCAGCCGGTTGCGGGCAGTAAGATGGACCACACACTGGTCAAAATCTCCGACAAGTCGCTAGCGCACGGTCTGGACCAACTGCTGGTTGGGGTCAAAGTGGGTGAGCACACCACTCGCCAGCGCAGCTATCCGGCTGATTATGAGGAGAAAAATTTGGCGGGTAAGGCGATCGAATGGCGACTGCACGTACACGACCTTTTTCACGCCGAGCTGGCTCCACTGGATGACGAATTCGCTAAGGATCAGGGGGATTACGAGAACCTGGCACAATTACGCAATAAGCTACGCGAAGATCTGCTGGCCCAAGCTCGCCGGCAGGCGCAAGCTCAGGCGCGCGACGGTCTGATCGAGCTGATTTTGGAGCGCAACCCGATCGATGTGCCCGAGTCGCTAGTCAACCACGAACTGGCGGTCCTGGAAGGCGAGTTGAGCGAGGCGCTCCAGGCCCGCGGTATGCCGGCCGAGCAGGCTCACGAACAGGCCCGCAAGCAGCGTGACGAACTGCGGCCACGCGCCCTCAAGCGCGCCCACACCGCGCTGGTACTCGACGCGATCGCCGAGCAGGAACAGGTGGTGGTAGAAGACGAAGAGTTGGCTCGCGCGGTGGGCGAGATTGTGTCCTCCTCGGGCGCGGCACGAGAACGGGCGGGCAAGTACTACGCCGAGGAAAACAATCGCGCCGAACTGCGCCGGGCACTGCGCCGTGAAAAGACCAGCGCGATGCTGTTTACGCGAGCCAGTGCACTTGAGGACGCATCCGCGCAAGCAAGCGCGGAGACCGCCGCGCACCAAGCAAAAGACACAGCGGCGGAGGGCGACTAAGCTGAGCTTTGATAAGGCGGCCAAAGGTATTTGCGATGTTGCCCATGAATTTTAAACTGGATAGAATTCATTACGAGGCTGGCGGCATGGCGGCGCACGCTACGGTAGCGGTGCCGGGTATAGTGCCCTTATGAGCAACCTGGTCCCAATCGTTATCGAGCAGACCGGTCGTGGAGAGCGCTCGTACGATATATATTCGCGTTTACTACGCGACCGGATCGTGTTTCTGGGGACAGAAGTCAATGATGACGTCGCCAACTTGATTACCGCACAGTTCCTGTTTCTAGAATCCGAAGATCCTGAGAAGGAAATCTCCTTCTACATTAACTCGCCAGGCGGTTCCGTGACCGCCGGCTTGGCAATTTACGACACCATGCAGTTTATTCGGCCGCCCGTGTCGACGCTGTGTCTGGGTCAGGCGGCCAG includes:
- a CDS encoding sodium-translocating pyrophosphatase → MSEASIILPALSGTQVLILWLVLISALVALGYGLFLVRIVLAADPGPKSMTDVAEAVEIGAMAYLRRQVRTMRWFVLAITVALFLMYRHVYSGLELPVGIAVAFLMGVSASYGAGFVGMWLAVKGNVRSANAALTSFKDAMELAFKAGGVSGMFTVGLGLLGATIIFLIFRENAMKVLVGFGFGGSLAALFMRVGGGIFTKAADVGGDLVGKVEAGIPEDDPRNAATIADNVGDNVGDCAGMAADVFESYEVTLVAAIILAAYALGESDFLRAYGAMAGAFALKLIIFALILRAVGVFSSIIGIMAVRVPAGTAMRDPMKPIVQGYMVSAAVSIVGFFIVNYVYMTDPRTGAPDWRFAVTASVGIVLAVVTLWLTNYFTHPDYGPTTECATAAKTGPATLILSGMAEGMESSVWALVTIAISIVLAMIIFRDSLALQFYGIALTGLGLLTTTGFILAMDTYGPITDNAHGIFEMGGVHQEEASRTLSWMDAIGNTTKALTKGLAIATAVLAAVSLFRSFIDEAHLGKIGVQINSPTVFVGLLIGGAVPFLFSSFAIKAVGRAAYQVVNEVRRQFREHPGIMEYKEKPDYSRCVDIVTASAQKELLGPGILAVFAPLLVGFGLNAAALGGFLGGTILTGQLLAVFMSNAGGTWDNAKKKIEDGYLGGKGTDVHKAAVVGDTVGDPFKDTAGPALNPMIKVMNLVGILAAPFAPETLGHITTGRVVVIVVSIALLALAVALSKRGSIADESEASGATKVAA
- a CDS encoding ATP-binding cassette domain-containing protein — translated: MSTASVAPLRPAPHAVTRDAVVARQVDFSYATRPALREVSFTIAEGEIFAFLGPNGGGKTTLFRLLSTLVAMQTGEVLMLGCDLASQAAQIRLRLGVVFQHPSLDDKLTVRENLIHHGHLYGLSGASLAARATELLTRMGLAERARDLVETLSGGLQRRTELAKALLHRPSLLLLDEPSTGLDPTARREFNDYLCELRDREGVTIVLTTHYMEEAERADRVAILDDGRLVALASPLELKNSVGGDVVVVRAAEPQSLLPRLNHSLGVQAQLVDGAIRLERRDGHRLVSNIIDSFGAEVQSIAFGKPTLEDVFVHLTGRRFRAGEVG
- the tig gene encoding trigger factor — translated: MNVNVETASTLRRKVTIELEPDEIGRELDRSYAELKRSVHLKGFRPGHAPRPLLERMFGDQVRAEVIQKLTREYTDKALAEQNLTPVVTPEIVTEETDLKKVLRFSAVFDVAPQIEVKDYQQLRVQPPTAEVSEEQVEQALQRMREQMAPIKRVEGRQVVENEDFAVVELEAYAEGQPVAGSKMDHTLVKISDKSLAHGLDQLLVGVKVGEHTTRQRSYPADYEEKNLAGKAIEWRLHVHDLFHAELAPLDDEFAKDQGDYENLAQLRNKLREDLLAQARRQAQAQARDGLIELILERNPIDVPESLVNHELAVLEGELSEALQARGMPAEQAHEQARKQRDELRPRALKRAHTALVLDAIAEQEQVVVEDEELARAVGEIVSSSGAARERAGKYYAEENNRAELRRALRREKTSAMLFTRASALEDASAQASAETAAHQAKDTAAEGD
- a CDS encoding ABC transporter permease, yielding MPLAMLQIGTLWQRELVRFLRQRSRVIGAFLQPLVFWLLLGMGLNASFHPAGLPRGVSYIEYFYPGVIALVLLFTAIFATISTVEDRKTGFLQGVLVAPIARWSVVMSQALGGTTLALMQGVIFLCLAPLAGIALSASAVALVIIMMALVGFALTNIGLVIAWRIQSTQGFHAIMNLILIPIWLLSGAFFPASGAPGWLRWTMRLDPLTYGMAALRQSLYLANPRAAGSLPALAASALITLAFALVTYLAALGVAYRAAAT